The Sorangiineae bacterium MSr11954 DNA segment CCACCCCGTCCGCCGCGAGCGAGCCGATGGCACCGTCGACGTCTGCCGCGAGCGGCACGTCGGGCAACGTCGCGCCGAGCGCCGCTGCGGCACCTGCGACGCCGGCGGTCGCGGCGCCCAGCGAGCCCGCGCCCGCGGCGAAGCCGGTCACCGCGAAGAAGCCTGGAAAGAAGCCGGCGCCGGCGCAGGCCAGCTGCGGTGCGGGCACGTGCGGTTCGGCGCCGCCGCCGCCCACCAAGAAGTAGTTCGAGGAGGGGTCGTGCGCGCGAAGGTCGGCCTGGGTCTTCGGTGGGAGTTCGTGGACGAGCTCGTGGCGGGCTTGCCCGAGGAGCTCGATTTTCTCGAGATCGCACCGGAGAATTACATCGGGCGAGGCGGATACCACCGGGCCGGGCTCCTACGCCTTGCGCAGCGCTATCCGCTGCTCGCGCACGGGCTCACCTTGTCGCTCGGGGGGACCGAGCCCTTCGATGGCGCCTTCTTGCGCGAGCTCCGCACGTTCCTCGAGGAGGTGCGGGCGCCGTATCACTCCGATCATCTTTGTTTTGGCGCGAGCGGCGGGCGAGTGCTTCACGAGCTCTTGCCGATTGCGTTCACGCGCGCGAGCCTCGGGCGCATCGTCGATCGCGCGCGGGAGGTGATGGACGCGCTGGGGATGCCGCTCGCCGTCGAGAACATCAGCTATTACCTGCCGCCCGGGCGCGCCGAGATCGAGGAGCCGGATTTCCTGGCGGAGCTCTGCGAGCGCGCGGGGTGCGGTCTTTTGCTCGACGTGAACAACGCCTTCGTCAACGCCACGAACCTCGGCTTCGACGTGCAGCGCTGGCTCGATCGCGCGCCGCTCGAGCGCACCGTGCACATTCATGTCGCCGGCGGCGAATGGATGGACGCGCCGGGCGGGGAGCGGCTGCTGGTCGACACCCACGGCGCCGACGTCCCCGATCCCGTGTACGCGCTCTTGGAACGCGCGCTCGCGCGCACCGGCCCCGTGCCGATTTTGCTGGAGCGCGACCACGCGATCCCGCCGCTCGACGGGCTGCTCGCCGAGGTGCGAAGGGTGCGGGCGGTGGCGGATCGTGTGTGGACTGCGGCGGGCGGCGGGATAGAGGGGTACGCGGCTGGGCAGGTAGCTAGGTGGCTAGGCGGGCAACTAGAGGACGAGGCAGGCGGCTAGGCGGACGCTCCGAGGAGGATGTGCTCGTCCGCCAGCGCGGCCAGCGCCTCGGCGACGCGGGCGAGGAGCGCATCGTCGATGGCGGCCGATGATTCGCCGCGTACGGCGTGCGCGAGCGTCGCACCCGCGAGGAGGCGTTCGAGCACGGGGGCGACGTCGGGCGCGATTTCGCGCGTGTGGACGGCGTGCTCGCGATCGCGAAAGACGAGGACGGTGGCGGCGCGCGCCGAGGGCGGATCGCCGTCCTCCTCGTGAACGGCGTGCGCGAAGTGCGCGAGGCGGGCGGTGGGCTCGAAGACGACAGCGCGATCCAGCGCGAGCTCGTCGCGCGCGGCAGGCGCCGGGGCAGGGGCGGCGATGGCCACGTCGAGCTCCAGCGCCTCGTAGCGCGCGAGATCCGCGAGGTGGCGGGGAAAATCGGCGCCGCTCCACCGCGGTACGCCCCAGCGTACGAGCTCCGCGCCCATGTCGCGGAGGTAGTGGGTGCGTGTGCACGCTTCCGCGAAGAACGCGCCGAGCTCGCGCTCGAAGGCGCCGCACCGTTCGAGGCACGCGACCGTGCGCGGAAGCAGGCGTCGCGCCGCGCCCTCGAGATTTCCGCGCACCAGGCGGCGGTAGAGGAGCAGGCGCCGCGCGTGCGCCTCGAAATGTGCGCGCTCCTCCGGCGAAAGATCGGCCGCATCGAGCCCTCGTTCGACGGCCGTCTCCTCGTCGGGGAAAAGGCAAATCGCCGTGATCAGCTGCTCGCGCGCTTCATCCATCGTGGGCTCCTGGATCAATGATGATCGCGATCATGGATAAGTCAAAACCCATGATCGCATCGTGCACCCCGCGCGAAAAGACGCCTTGGATCGCACGGTCCGCGAGCCATTGGCGGGCTGGTCCCTCATTTGCTTTTTGTTGAAGGTAACCGGTGTCATAGCCCAAAATTTGCGAAAGGACGCCCTATGTTCGCCACCAAGCCCCACCCCACCATCTCTCCGATCCCGCCGTCCGCCTTCGCCTGCATCGCCCTTCCCCTGGTCCTCATCCAAGGCTGCAGCGCAGACGCTTCCGAACGGGAGGACGACTCCACGATCTCGGCGCTCGATCGCGCCTCGACGTCCGCGGCGACCCCCGACGACCATTCAAGTTCCGCCGACGCCGACCCCGACGTACGGAACCTCGACCCGAGCACCGCCGAACCCCTCGACCCCGATCCGAGCACCGCGGCCGCGGCAGCCGCACCCCAATGGGCGGGCCAATTCGCAGGGTTCCGCAGCTCCTCGTGGCAATCGGCGTGGGGCTACACGTCGCAAGGCTCGTGGGGCCTGGGGCAGCTCAGCGCCGTCTCGGATTCGAGCGCGCCCGGCGGCGGATCGGCCCTTCGGGTCTTTTACGGAAAGGGCTCCTCGGCCAACTCGTGCACGAACTGCCCAAACCCGGGAGGGGGACAGTTCCACACCAAGCTCTCGTCGCTCGGCTCCGCCGGCAGCACCATGGCCAACTCCAAGACGTTGGACCTCAAATACAACGTGAAGTTTCCCTCGGGGTGGAGCTTCGGCAAAGGCGGCAAGCTGCCCGGGCTCTACGGTGGCAACATCGGCGAGGCCTCCGGCGGGAACCATGGGTGGGGATGGTCGACCCGGTTCATGTGGCGCAACCACGGCGGCGCGCCCAACGCGGGCGAAGTTTACTTGTACACGCCCAGCAACGCGGGGCCGAGCGGCTACGGCGTGGACTACTTCGGTAACTGGAAATGGACGGCCGACGGCAAATGGCACACGGTGGAACAACTGGTGAATCGATCCACGGGCGATGTCACCGTGTGGTTCGATGGCAAACAGGTCCTCGCTGAGCCGGGTATCGCAAAGGGCATTTCTAACATTCCGTTCAGCGGCATATTCTTCTCGACGTTCTTCGGCGGTCACGATACGAGCTGGGGCCCCAGCGTCTCCGAGTATGCTTACTTCGCGAACTTCTCGCTCTCCACGGGGATTCAGCACTAGCTCCGCGCATCGAACCCCGCGCCGGGCGGCGCGCCGATTCGAATTTGGCGCGCCGCGTCGCGCTCCAAGACGGTATTCGTAGTTCGTTTGGGGGTTGCCTTCGCGCGCGTGCGACCACATGCACGTCGGGTCGACCGGTGCCGGGGGGCGAGCTTCTTGTCCCTGAGCGAGATACGAAATGCTTCGACTCCGATTGCGCTCCGCGGGAGCCTGTATCACCGCGGCTGCGGCCGCGCTCGTCTGCAGTATGCCAAATACGGCGTCGGCCGAAATCAGCTCCGACAGGGTCGAGTTCATGGGCTATGGCCGCATGGGGATCGGCTGGACCAAGAGCGGTCAGGTGGTCTCGGGCCGCTACATGAACTTGACCCGGCGAAGAGCCCTCGGCGGCCGCCTCGAGGAAGGCGATTACCTCGAGCCGATGATGCGGCTGCACCTGAAAAAAGCCGACAAAGACAAAGACACCGAGACCACCGTCGATCTGGTGACGAGCTTCGAGATGTACTCCTCGGGCGGCTCCGTCGTCAGCTCCCTGTCGAACGGCGACACCGATAGCATCAAGATCTTCCCCGAGCAGGCGTACATCCAAGCCAAGAACGTGTTCACGCCCGGGCTCGAGATCTGGCTGGGCTCCCGCCTGTATCGTAAAAACGATATCCACATCGCCGACTATTATTATTTCAACAACCTGCCCGCCCAGGGCGTGGGCGCCATCTACACGCGCCCGGGCTTCGGCGAGATCGACGTGGCCATCCTGACCAAGACGGGCTCCTCGCCCTTCTTCCGCACCAACGTGGGGATGCCCGACGGCCCGCCGCAGCAGGTCACCCGCCAGCGGACGATGTTCGTTGCGGAATACAAATACCTGTTCGGGCCCAAGACGAGCTTCGTCCAAGCCCTGGGCGAGCTTCACGTGGTGCCGCGATCGGGCAAGCAAGACATTCAGACCGACGCGGCCGTGAACCCACCCGACTGGGGCGCGGTGGGCGGCGCGAAGGTTCACCTGGACTTCGGCGGCGATTCATTTAGCGACACATCCATCCGCTACGGTACCCGCATCGCCAACGGCGCCGAGAGCGGGGGCTCCACCTTCGACACCTTCGGCTCGACCGCGGCCGACGGCACGTACAAAGGCGCATACGGTGTGGAGCTCGTGGAGCACTTCGGCATCGACATCCAGCGCGTCGTCGGCATCAATGGGTATTTCGCGGCCCACTACAGCCAAGGAACGAGCGACTTGGCGCCATCGGCGACACCTCGGGATGCCAACGCGCGTTCGGACTACGTGGTCGGCGTCAGGCCGACCATCTTCGTGACGGACCAGTTTCACATGATCACCGAGGCCACCTTCCAAACGCGCAAAGACGATGGAAAGGCTCAAGGGATGGCCGTCAAGCTGTCGGTGGTCCCCACCATCGTTCCCAGCGGTGGCCGCAGCATGTGGACCCGCCCGCACATCCGCGGCATTTACACGTTGGGCATTTACAACCAGGCCGCGCAGGATCAGCTGATGTCGCAGTTCCTCGAGACCGTCGGCCCGACGAAGCTCGCGCACTTCGTGGGCGCCCGCACCGAGTGGTGGTTCTGAGCTCGAGCCGATAGCACGAGCGGTCTGCCGAAAAAGAGCCCGCCGATTTTCGCGCGCCCCGCGGATGTGTGAGACTTTGCCCATCGTTCGGATCGGAGGACGTCATGAAACGTCGGCGCGGCGGGGCATCGGTCGTCGGTGGGGTGGGGTTCGCGGCCTTCGTCATGGGCCTATGGAACTGCAAGGTGGCGCCGGACAGCGAGGCGCCGGCCGGTGTCGCTCGGGCCGAGTCCAGCGCGGTGGCCGAGGGCGAGTGGCCCGCCTACGGGCGCGATCCGGGGGGCGCGCGCCATTCGCCGCTCGCGCAGATCACGCGCGACAACGTGGGGCGGCTCCGGCGGGCGTGGACGTACCGCACGGGCGATATCGCCTATGTGCTCAATCATCCGAACATCAGCACCTTCCAGTCGACCCCCATTTACGTATTTGGCTCGCTCTATGTGAGCACCGGCTTCGACCGGGTGATCGCGCTCGATCCGGAGACGGGCACCGAGCGTTGGACGTTCGATCCCAAGGTGAACCTGCGTGTGCGGTATCTGCCGAGCCTCACGTCCCGCGGCGTGGCCTCGTGGGAGGATCCCGCGGTGGGCCCGAGCTCCTGCCGGCGCCGCATCTTCCTCGCCACCCTCGACGCGCGGCTGGTGGCGCTCGACGCCGAGAGCGGAGAGCCTTGCGCCGGCTTCGGGCGGGCGGGCTTCGTCGATCTCGGGGCCGGGGTGGAGGACTTCGCGCCGGGGCGCTACGGGATGACGTCGCCGCCGGCCATCGTCAACGGGATGGTGGTGATCGGCTCGATGGTGCTCGACAATGCGACCATCCATGTTCCACGGGGCGTCGTGCGCGGCTTCGATGCGCGCACGGGGGCGCTCGCGTGGAGCTGGGATCCGATCCCGCGAAGCGCGTCCGATCCGGGCTACGAGGCGTGGTCTCCCGAGGACGCCGCGCGCGCGCGGGCGGCCAACGTGTGGAGCATGATGGCGTCCGATCCCGAGCGCGATTTGGTCTTTTTGCCGACGAGCTCCCCCGCGCCCGATTACTACGGCGGCCTGCGCAGAGGGCCGGGGCCGCACGCCAATTCGCTGGCGGCGCTGCGCGCGTCCACGGGGAAGCTCGTGTGGGCATTCCAGGTCGTGCACCACGATATTTGGGATTACGACGTGGCCGCGCCGCCCGCGCTGACCACCGTGCACCGCGACGGCAAAGATTGGCCGGCCGTTGCCGTAGCAACGAAACAAGGGCACCTGTTCCTCCTCGATCGCGACAACGGCAAACCGCTCTTGCCGGTCGAGGAGCGCCCGGTGCCGCCCAGCGACGTTCCGGGCGAAGTGGCGAGCCCGACGCAGCCTTTTCCGGTCGCGACCCCCAACTTGACCGGCGAAACGCGGGTTACGCCGGACGATGCGTGGGGGCTCACCGCCATCGACCGCGAAGCGTGTCGGGCCATCCTGGCGGGCGCGCGCTCCGAGGGCATCTTCACGCCCGTGAGCACGCGCGGGACGATTCAATTTCCGGGGCCGCTCGGGGGCGTGAATTGGGGAGGTGTCGCCATCGACGCCCATCGCGGGCTTTTGATGACGAGCGTGAATCGTTTGCCGTATCTGGTGCGGCTCATTCCACGCTCCGAGCTTTATGTGCCCATGCCGGGTGAAGACGTGGGCGAGCAGGCCGGCACGCCGTACCGCATGGCGCGGCACGTCCCGCGCGGGCCGCTCGTTCCCTTGCCGTGCACCAAGCCGCCGTGGGGCAAATTGGTGGCCGTCGATCTGGCCACGGGGGCCATCCGTTGGGACGTTCCCTTGGGGCGCATGCCGGGGCTGGAGCTCGTTCCGGGCTCCGAGACGTGGGGCTCGATGGCGCTGGGCGGGCCCATCGTGACCGATGGCGGTCTGGCCTTCATTGCGGCCACCATGGATAACGTGTTGCGAGCCATGGACGTGGACACCGGAAAAGAGCTCTGGCGTGCGCCCTTGCCCACGGGGGGACAGGCGACCCCCATGACATACCGCGCGCCGAGCGGGCGGCAATTCGTGGTCATCGCGGCCGGCGGGAGCGTCTTTCTATCGAGCCGGCCGGGCGATCATTTGGTGGCGTTTGCGCTGCCGGATTGATCGGCGGCTCGAGGCGCTCGAGCGGCTCGAGCGGCTCGACGGCCGGTTCAGAATCGGAGACGCAGGGAGAGACCGGGCGCGTTCGTTTCGCCGGCGGCCGTGAACGAGCTTCGACGGGCGCTCGTGTGCGGCGAGGATGGCTGCTCGGTTCGAGGCGCCGATGCCAGGGGAATCACCTGGAGCTCGACTTTGTCGGGGATGAAGAAG contains these protein-coding regions:
- a CDS encoding DUF692 domain-containing protein, which translates into the protein MRAKVGLGLRWEFVDELVAGLPEELDFLEIAPENYIGRGGYHRAGLLRLAQRYPLLAHGLTLSLGGTEPFDGAFLRELRTFLEEVRAPYHSDHLCFGASGGRVLHELLPIAFTRASLGRIVDRAREVMDALGMPLAVENISYYLPPGRAEIEEPDFLAELCERAGCGLLLDVNNAFVNATNLGFDVQRWLDRAPLERTVHIHVAGGEWMDAPGGERLLVDTHGADVPDPVYALLERALARTGPVPILLERDHAIPPLDGLLAEVRRVRAVADRVWTAAGGGIEGYAAGQVARWLGGQLEDEAGG
- a CDS encoding polysaccharide lyase — its product is MFATKPHPTISPIPPSAFACIALPLVLIQGCSADASEREDDSTISALDRASTSAATPDDHSSSADADPDVRNLDPSTAEPLDPDPSTAAAAAAPQWAGQFAGFRSSSWQSAWGYTSQGSWGLGQLSAVSDSSAPGGGSALRVFYGKGSSANSCTNCPNPGGGQFHTKLSSLGSAGSTMANSKTLDLKYNVKFPSGWSFGKGGKLPGLYGGNIGEASGGNHGWGWSTRFMWRNHGGAPNAGEVYLYTPSNAGPSGYGVDYFGNWKWTADGKWHTVEQLVNRSTGDVTVWFDGKQVLAEPGIAKGISNIPFSGIFFSTFFGGHDTSWGPSVSEYAYFANFSLSTGIQH
- a CDS encoding carbohydrate porin, producing the protein MLRLRLRSAGACITAAAAALVCSMPNTASAEISSDRVEFMGYGRMGIGWTKSGQVVSGRYMNLTRRRALGGRLEEGDYLEPMMRLHLKKADKDKDTETTVDLVTSFEMYSSGGSVVSSLSNGDTDSIKIFPEQAYIQAKNVFTPGLEIWLGSRLYRKNDIHIADYYYFNNLPAQGVGAIYTRPGFGEIDVAILTKTGSSPFFRTNVGMPDGPPQQVTRQRTMFVAEYKYLFGPKTSFVQALGELHVVPRSGKQDIQTDAAVNPPDWGAVGGAKVHLDFGGDSFSDTSIRYGTRIANGAESGGSTFDTFGSTAADGTYKGAYGVELVEHFGIDIQRVVGINGYFAAHYSQGTSDLAPSATPRDANARSDYVVGVRPTIFVTDQFHMITEATFQTRKDDGKAQGMAVKLSVVPTIVPSGGRSMWTRPHIRGIYTLGIYNQAAQDQLMSQFLETVGPTKLAHFVGARTEWWF
- a CDS encoding pyrroloquinoline quinone-dependent dehydrogenase, translated to MKRRRGGASVVGGVGFAAFVMGLWNCKVAPDSEAPAGVARAESSAVAEGEWPAYGRDPGGARHSPLAQITRDNVGRLRRAWTYRTGDIAYVLNHPNISTFQSTPIYVFGSLYVSTGFDRVIALDPETGTERWTFDPKVNLRVRYLPSLTSRGVASWEDPAVGPSSCRRRIFLATLDARLVALDAESGEPCAGFGRAGFVDLGAGVEDFAPGRYGMTSPPAIVNGMVVIGSMVLDNATIHVPRGVVRGFDARTGALAWSWDPIPRSASDPGYEAWSPEDAARARAANVWSMMASDPERDLVFLPTSSPAPDYYGGLRRGPGPHANSLAALRASTGKLVWAFQVVHHDIWDYDVAAPPALTTVHRDGKDWPAVAVATKQGHLFLLDRDNGKPLLPVEERPVPPSDVPGEVASPTQPFPVATPNLTGETRVTPDDAWGLTAIDREACRAILAGARSEGIFTPVSTRGTIQFPGPLGGVNWGGVAIDAHRGLLMTSVNRLPYLVRLIPRSELYVPMPGEDVGEQAGTPYRMARHVPRGPLVPLPCTKPPWGKLVAVDLATGAIRWDVPLGRMPGLELVPGSETWGSMALGGPIVTDGGLAFIAATMDNVLRAMDVDTGKELWRAPLPTGGQATPMTYRAPSGRQFVVIAAGGSVFLSSRPGDHLVAFALPD